The Candidatus Methylomirabilota bacterium genome includes a window with the following:
- the mtnA gene encoding S-methyl-5-thioribose-1-phosphate isomerase: protein MFETIEWTSAGTVRLLDQRRLPVEEVYVECRDMAAVAHAIRSMQIRGAPAIGVAGAMGLALAAQTIRANTFEEFFTELSRHGETLRRTRPTAVNLAWGIERMQRCAEQHKALPIAELVQTLIREAQQIREEDIRDNRAIGMYGQGLIPDGAAILTHCNAGALATAGYGTALGVIRAAHAAGTRLSVWAGETRPFLQGARLTAWELQQDNIPVTLITDNMVGHLMQRGEIDLVIVGADRIARNGDVANKIGTYTLAVLAQAHRLPFYVAAPLSTLDLSLRDGEAIPIEERDPEEVTRWAGVRTAPVGVRARNPVFDVTPHRYITALITNRGVVRSPYDSGLAALTGPAALAP from the coding sequence ATGTTTGAGACCATCGAATGGACGTCGGCAGGCACGGTCCGGCTCCTGGATCAGCGCCGGTTGCCGGTAGAGGAGGTATATGTCGAGTGCCGCGATATGGCGGCCGTAGCGCACGCAATCCGGTCCATGCAGATCCGCGGCGCCCCTGCGATCGGCGTAGCCGGTGCAATGGGTCTGGCGCTAGCGGCGCAGACGATCCGGGCAAACACCTTCGAAGAGTTTTTCACGGAGCTGTCGCGTCATGGCGAGACGCTGCGCCGGACCCGCCCCACGGCCGTGAACCTGGCATGGGGGATCGAGCGGATGCAGCGATGCGCTGAGCAGCATAAGGCCCTCCCGATCGCCGAGCTCGTCCAGACCCTCATCCGGGAGGCACAGCAGATCCGAGAGGAAGACATCCGGGATAACCGGGCGATCGGCATGTACGGCCAAGGGCTGATCCCAGATGGGGCCGCCATTCTTACCCACTGCAACGCCGGCGCCCTGGCCACTGCGGGTTATGGAACCGCCCTGGGGGTTATCCGCGCGGCGCACGCGGCCGGAACCAGACTATCAGTGTGGGCCGGCGAGACGCGACCGTTCCTGCAAGGCGCCAGGCTGACTGCCTGGGAGTTGCAACAGGACAACATCCCGGTCACGCTCATCACCGATAATATGGTCGGGCACCTGATGCAGCGGGGCGAGATCGATCTCGTCATCGTCGGGGCTGACCGGATCGCCCGCAATGGCGACGTGGCGAACAAGATCGGGACCTATACCCTGGCCGTCCTGGCGCAGGCGCACAGGCTCCCGTTCTATGTCGCGGCGCCCCTGTCCACCCTTGACCTGTCGCTTCGAGATGGCGAGGCGATCCCGATCGAGGAGCGCGATCCCGAGGAGGTGACCAGGTGGGCAGGTGTCCGGACCGCGCCAGTGGGGGTCAGGGCGAGAAATCCCGTCTTTGACGTGACGCCGCATCGCTACATTACCGCTCTCATTACCAATCGGGGGGTGGTCCGGTCCCCTTATGATTCTGGCCTGGCTGCGCTGACCGGACCTGCTGCCTTAGCTCCATGA
- a CDS encoding AsnC family transcriptional regulator → MLEMDVLDRKLLDAIQAGIPLVERPYRALGEGVGLAEDDVLGRVARLKAEGFIRNIGAIFDTSRLGYRSSLVGFRVREECVDEAAALINTHPGVSHNYLRQYTLPDSSGVNACCPYNIWFTLAIAPESRLGLEASVAALARDTGADAARLFPALRIFKIGVRLDMDADGAGVRKEEGHVFAGNGHSERGLDSDERRIVRILQNDLPLAEEPFLEAARQCGLGVEAMLACARELLQRHIMRRFAAILHHRKAGYTGNVMAAWSVPEEKVESVGQQMAQFRAVSHCYQRPTFPEWPFSLFTMVHQKSRGECEETVAAIRRETGIDNYAMLWTVREFKKVRLKYFTGEDAAWEEKAATRIPQKAPRGPSDLAEADGLAP, encoded by the coding sequence ATGCTCGAGATGGATGTACTTGACCGCAAACTACTGGACGCGATACAGGCCGGTATCCCGCTGGTAGAGCGCCCCTACCGCGCTCTCGGCGAAGGTGTGGGCCTTGCCGAAGACGATGTGCTCGGGCGCGTTGCCCGACTCAAGGCCGAAGGTTTCATCCGAAACATCGGCGCCATCTTCGATACGTCGCGTCTTGGCTATCGGTCATCGCTTGTGGGCTTCCGAGTACGTGAGGAGTGCGTTGACGAGGCGGCCGCCTTGATTAACACTCATCCCGGGGTAAGTCACAACTATCTTCGACAGTATACGCTTCCTGACTCCTCCGGTGTCAATGCGTGTTGCCCGTATAATATATGGTTCACCCTTGCCATCGCCCCCGAGAGCCGGCTGGGGCTCGAAGCCAGCGTGGCCGCGTTGGCGCGAGATACGGGCGCTGACGCGGCACGGCTCTTTCCGGCGCTCAGAATCTTTAAGATCGGGGTCCGTCTGGATATGGATGCTGATGGCGCAGGCGTGCGCAAGGAAGAGGGTCATGTCTTTGCGGGTAATGGTCATTCCGAGCGCGGCTTAGATTCTGATGAGCGCCGGATCGTACGGATCCTTCAAAATGATCTGCCGCTTGCAGAGGAGCCGTTTCTTGAGGCCGCCAGGCAGTGCGGACTGGGCGTTGAGGCGATGTTGGCCTGTGCTCGCGAACTTCTCCAACGGCACATTATGCGTCGGTTTGCCGCGATCTTACACCATCGCAAAGCCGGCTACACCGGGAACGTCATGGCGGCGTGGTCGGTGCCGGAAGAAAAGGTAGAGAGCGTAGGGCAACAGATGGCGCAGTTTCGCGCAGTCAGCCATTGTTATCAGCGTCCCACCTTTCCGGAATGGCCGTTTTCGCTCTTTACGATGGTTCATCAAAAGAGCCGCGGAGAATGTGAGGAGACAGTTGCGGCGATCAGACGGGAGACGGGGATCGACAATTACGCTATGCTGTGGACGGTGCGGGAATTCAAAAAAGTTCGGCTCAAATATTTTACTGGAGAGGATGCGGCCTGGGAGGAGAAAGCCGCAACGCGGATTCCTCAGAAGGCTCCTCGGGGGCCGAGCGATCTGGCCGAGGCCGATGGACTCGCGCCATGA
- a CDS encoding c-type cytochrome, whose translation MATKTKLALSALLLWMLWIVPAQAQQAPAAPTLPPAPPISPAEFESAKRIYFDRCAGCHGVLRKGATGPMLLPEKTRALTTPVLKAFITNGTGGGMPDWGRQGILSEGEIDLMARYIQQDPPVPPELPMAEMKKSWNLIVPPDKRPTKPEHNRDWQNFFSVTLRDAGQVAIIDGDTKEIVNIVKTGFAVHISRMSASGRYVYTIGRDGRATMIDLWMKVPDKVAEVKPCSDARSIDTSKYKGKLGDFTDKLAVIGCYWPPQFIVLDGATLEPLKVVSTRSMTYDTMEYHQEPRVASIVASHFKPEWVINIKETGLIWLVDYSDLKNLRMTQIQGEKFLHDGGWDSTKRYFMVAANMANKVVVIDVEKGKLEAIFESGIKPHPGRGANWIDPKFGPVNGTPHLGEGKVAVYGTDPAKHKEYAWKKVREIKTLGGGGLFIKTNPKSKWVWVDHALNGDPEIQKSVCVFEKEHPEKDTKCWKVSDKGRAVHFEYNKAGDEVWVSVWGRKDGKSEIVVYDDKTLKVKNRIDDPRIITPTGKFNVYNTVHDIY comes from the coding sequence ATGGCGACCAAAACGAAGTTGGCGTTATCAGCTCTGTTGCTATGGATGCTATGGATCGTTCCGGCCCAGGCGCAGCAGGCGCCTGCCGCGCCGACACTTCCGCCGGCTCCACCTATCTCGCCCGCTGAGTTTGAGTCGGCCAAGCGCATCTATTTTGATCGGTGCGCGGGCTGTCACGGGGTCTTAAGAAAAGGCGCAACGGGCCCGATGCTTCTGCCTGAGAAAACCCGCGCGTTAACAACGCCGGTTCTGAAAGCGTTTATCACGAACGGTACGGGGGGCGGTATGCCGGACTGGGGTCGGCAGGGAATCCTCTCGGAGGGTGAAATCGATCTGATGGCCCGCTATATTCAGCAGGATCCGCCCGTACCACCCGAGCTGCCCATGGCGGAGATGAAGAAAAGTTGGAACCTGATCGTGCCGCCCGATAAGCGACCCACAAAGCCCGAGCACAACCGCGACTGGCAGAACTTCTTCTCCGTCACCCTGCGCGATGCCGGCCAGGTGGCCATCATCGACGGCGACACCAAGGAGATTGTCAACATTGTCAAGACCGGCTTTGCGGTCCATATCTCGCGCATGTCCGCTTCAGGGCGGTACGTGTACACCATCGGCCGCGATGGTCGAGCGACAATGATCGATCTGTGGATGAAGGTTCCGGATAAGGTCGCAGAGGTAAAGCCATGCAGCGATGCCCGCTCCATTGACACGAGTAAGTATAAAGGCAAGCTCGGCGACTTCACGGACAAGCTCGCTGTTATTGGGTGCTATTGGCCACCGCAGTTCATCGTGTTGGACGGTGCCACGCTGGAACCGTTGAAAGTCGTCAGCACCCGGAGCATGACCTATGATACGATGGAGTACCATCAAGAGCCCCGGGTCGCCTCGATCGTGGCGTCGCACTTCAAGCCTGAGTGGGTTATTAACATCAAGGAGACCGGGCTGATCTGGCTGGTCGATTACTCGGATCTTAAGAACCTTAGAATGACCCAGATCCAAGGCGAGAAGTTTCTGCACGATGGCGGTTGGGATTCCACCAAACGCTACTTCATGGTAGCGGCTAACATGGCGAACAAGGTGGTTGTCATCGACGTCGAGAAAGGCAAGCTGGAGGCGATCTTCGAATCCGGAATCAAGCCTCATCCGGGGCGCGGCGCCAACTGGATCGATCCGAAATTCGGTCCGGTGAATGGCACACCGCATCTCGGCGAAGGTAAAGTTGCCGTGTACGGCACCGATCCGGCCAAGCACAAGGAGTATGCGTGGAAAAAGGTGAGGGAGATCAAGACCCTGGGAGGCGGTGGCCTGTTTATCAAGACGAACCCGAAGAGCAAGTGGGTCTGGGTGGACCACGCCCTGAACGGTGATCCGGAAATTCAAAAGAGCGTCTGCGTTTTCGAAAAAGAACATCCAGAAAAAGATACGAAATGCTGGAAGGTATCAGACAAAGGGCGCGCCGTTCACTTCGAGTACAACAAGGCCGGAGACGAGGTATGGGTGAGCGTGTGGGGTAGAAAAGACGGCAAGAGCGAGATCGTTGTTTATGACGATAAGACGCTAAAAGTGAAGAACAGGATCGATGATCCGCGCATCATCACGCCGACAGGTAAGTTCAACGTCTATAATACGGTACACGATATTTATTAA
- a CDS encoding radical SAM protein: protein MSLRVNEIFYSIQGESTYAGRSCVFVRLTGCNLRCRWCDTAYAFHEGEPRSVEQVLEQVRGYKCPLIEITGGEPLMQEEVYPLIDRLLLEGYEVLIETGGSLSVDRLDHRVVKILDLKAPGSGMDPHNNLDNLRYLGRKDQIKFVVADRGDYEWAKHVMAEHALAEKAQVLFSPVFGELHPGELAEWLLADRLDARLQIQLHKYLWDPSRRGV, encoded by the coding sequence TTGAGCCTCCGTGTAAACGAGATTTTCTACAGTATCCAGGGAGAATCGACCTATGCCGGGCGGTCGTGTGTCTTTGTCCGCCTGACCGGGTGTAACCTTCGGTGCCGGTGGTGCGATACGGCCTATGCGTTCCACGAGGGTGAGCCACGCTCGGTCGAGCAGGTACTGGAACAGGTACGGGGCTATAAGTGCCCACTGATCGAGATTACGGGGGGAGAGCCGTTGATGCAGGAGGAGGTGTACCCCCTGATCGATCGCTTGCTCCTTGAGGGGTACGAAGTCTTGATCGAAACAGGGGGAAGCCTCAGTGTTGATCGTCTGGACCACCGGGTGGTCAAGATCCTGGACCTCAAAGCCCCGGGAAGTGGGATGGACCCTCACAACAATCTTGATAATCTCCGGTATCTCGGCAGGAAGGACCAGATCAAATTCGTTGTCGCGGATCGCGGCGACTACGAGTGGGCTAAGCACGTAATGGCAGAGCACGCCTTGGCCGAAAAGGCCCAGGTTCTATTCTCTCCGGTATTCGGCGAGTTGCATCCTGGGGAACTGGCGGAATGGCTCCTGGCTGATCGACTCGACGCCAGGCTGCAGATTCAGCTTCATAAGTACCTTTGGGATCCCAGTCGGCGGGGGGTGTAG
- a CDS encoding radical SAM protein, producing the protein MLRITELLCGPVRGSQLPPKRKDESSLPPSVERPVVIWNLTRRCNLHCLHCYSQSQDRAYADELTTDEGKRLIADLADYKIPMLILSGGDPLFREDLYTLAGYAKDLGLRCALSTNGTLIDAATAKRLRRAGITYVGVSLDGIGPVHDRFRGMDGSFALALQGLRYARDEGIKVGVRTALCRRTLPDLPAMCDLAEQENLDRLYFAHLVYSGRGAGLIHDDLLPEEKRAALDYLIQKGVDFHRRGFKIEVTTGNNDADGVYLYLKMRSSVPAQSESVFRLLKRRGGNSSGISLSCIDSLGHVHADPFWRHYSFGNIRERSFAGIWEDTADPIMRVLKDRSHVLKGRCARCPYLELCGGNSRVRAEATTGDLWDSDPCCYLSDEELGISSDGKEDSCASTYSSVRS; encoded by the coding sequence ATGTTGAGAATCACGGAGCTTTTGTGTGGGCCGGTTCGAGGCTCCCAGTTACCTCCGAAGCGGAAAGATGAATCGTCTCTGCCGCCCTCTGTCGAAAGACCGGTGGTTATCTGGAATCTAACGCGACGCTGCAACCTCCATTGCCTGCACTGCTACAGCCAGTCGCAGGACCGCGCCTACGCCGATGAGTTGACGACCGATGAAGGGAAGCGGTTGATCGCTGATCTGGCCGATTATAAGATCCCGATGCTCATCCTGTCCGGTGGCGATCCGCTATTTCGGGAAGATCTCTACACACTAGCAGGGTATGCGAAGGATCTGGGATTACGTTGCGCGCTGTCAACGAATGGGACGTTGATCGACGCTGCGACAGCGAAGCGGTTGAGGCGTGCCGGTATTACCTATGTCGGCGTCAGTCTGGATGGAATCGGCCCGGTACATGATCGTTTTCGAGGAATGGATGGCTCGTTTGCGCTGGCGCTACAAGGGCTGCGATATGCTCGCGATGAAGGGATCAAAGTTGGTGTGCGGACCGCCCTTTGCCGCCGGACCCTCCCTGATCTTCCGGCGATGTGTGACCTGGCGGAGCAGGAGAACCTGGACCGTCTCTACTTCGCCCACCTGGTCTATTCGGGACGAGGCGCGGGACTCATCCATGACGATCTCTTGCCTGAGGAAAAGCGAGCCGCACTCGATTATCTCATCCAGAAGGGTGTAGATTTTCATCGCCGCGGTTTCAAGATCGAAGTGACCACCGGCAATAACGATGCCGATGGCGTCTACCTCTACTTGAAGATGCGAAGTTCAGTCCCTGCGCAGTCGGAATCGGTGTTCCGCCTCCTGAAACGCCGAGGGGGGAACAGTTCCGGCATCTCGCTGTCGTGTATCGACAGCCTCGGACACGTCCATGCCGACCCGTTCTGGAGGCATTACTCTTTCGGCAATATCCGTGAGAGGAGTTTTGCGGGGATCTGGGAAGATACCGCTGATCCGATCATGCGCGTCCTGAAAGATCGTAGTCACGTTCTCAAGGGTCGCTGCGCTCGTTGCCCGTATCTTGAGCTCTGCGGCGGCAACTCGAGAGTAAGAGCGGAGGCAACGACCGGGGACCTGTGGGATTCCGATCCTTGCTGCTACCTGAGTGACGAGGAGTTGGGGATCTCGTCGGATGGAAAGGAAGATAGCTGTGCAAGCACGTATTCGTCAGTTCGCAGTTAA
- the queC gene encoding 7-cyano-7-deazaguanine synthase QueC, translating into MNKRAVVLLSGGIDSATAAAMAKERYELYALTFRYGQRHAREVQSAKRVSAALGASQHLILDLDLRQIGGSALTADIPMPKSRGLEEIGTGIPVTYVPARNTIFLSYALAWAEVIGSEDIVLGVNAIDYSGYPDCRPEYIAAFERMANLATQVGVEGRSRLTIHTPLIHLSKAEIIQRGTALGIDFQLTWSCYDPTPDGRPCRACDSCILRGKGFAEAGIPDPGPTASCGPPFER; encoded by the coding sequence GTGAATAAGCGCGCTGTCGTCCTGCTGAGCGGTGGGATCGACTCCGCAACGGCAGCCGCGATGGCGAAGGAAAGGTATGAGCTTTACGCCCTCACCTTTCGCTACGGCCAGCGTCATGCGCGCGAGGTGCAGAGCGCGAAGCGAGTCTCGGCCGCCCTTGGCGCGTCGCAACACCTGATCCTTGACCTCGACCTTCGACAAATCGGGGGTTCGGCGCTGACCGCTGACATCCCGATGCCGAAGAGCCGCGGGCTGGAGGAAATCGGGACCGGCATCCCTGTCACTTACGTCCCCGCCCGCAACACTATTTTTCTCTCGTATGCGCTGGCCTGGGCGGAGGTGATCGGTTCGGAAGACATCGTTCTTGGGGTCAACGCGATCGACTATAGCGGGTACCCGGATTGTCGTCCGGAATATATCGCGGCCTTCGAGCGGATGGCGAATCTGGCGACCCAGGTTGGCGTTGAAGGTAGATCCAGGCTCACCATCCATACCCCGCTGATCCACTTGTCCAAGGCCGAGATTATTCAGCGAGGCACTGCCCTTGGGATCGATTTCCAGCTCACCTGGAGCTGCTACGACCCGACTCCGGATGGACGGCCCTGTCGCGCCTGTGACAGTTGTATTCTACGGGGAAAAGGCTTCGCCGAAGCCGGCATCCCCGATCCAGGCCCTACTGCCTCGTGTGGGCCGCCTTTTGAGCGGTAG
- a CDS encoding protein nirF, which translates to MQARIRQFAVKVFLILLALGLPLQSSAEERRWGTASLVVVIERQAGSVLVIDSSRHELLGRVSGLGNLTHATVKFSPDARYAYVIGREAQVSKIDLLTLKLVKQVNAGKSSVGGVISQDGKYVALSNYIPGEVRILDADTLDLVKTIPALRTDASGKGLPSRVVGLVDAPGNLLLFSLMDANSIWVVDAGKKEFPVIRKFTDIGKVPYDALITPDGRYYLVGFLDSNWMGLLDTWKLDRVVPILTEQGKGPEVPLWKIPHLKGWALAGRLAFLPALKREIVLVYSALDWTPLPPIPISGTALYTVARPDGRQIWVDIIGKNGDLIDVIDVESMKVIKTLNPGPGATHPQFTPKGEAAYVSLMDGGKVVVYDTATFQVLKEFPADHPSGIFFANRAHKFGM; encoded by the coding sequence GTGCAAGCACGTATTCGTCAGTTCGCAGTTAAGGTTTTTCTCATTCTCTTGGCGCTTGGTCTGCCCCTGCAATCGAGTGCTGAAGAGCGGCGTTGGGGTACGGCATCGTTGGTGGTCGTCATCGAGCGACAAGCCGGCAGTGTCCTCGTTATCGACTCCTCCCGCCACGAGCTGCTGGGGCGGGTTTCCGGGCTCGGCAACCTCACCCATGCTACAGTAAAGTTTTCGCCGGACGCGCGCTACGCCTACGTCATCGGTCGCGAGGCCCAAGTATCGAAGATCGACCTTTTGACTCTCAAGCTCGTCAAGCAGGTGAACGCAGGAAAATCGTCCGTCGGCGGCGTGATCAGCCAAGATGGGAAATACGTGGCCTTAAGCAATTATATTCCCGGCGAGGTACGCATTCTGGATGCCGACACGTTGGATCTGGTGAAAACGATCCCGGCGCTGCGCACGGACGCGAGCGGAAAGGGGTTGCCGTCCCGGGTAGTGGGATTGGTCGACGCTCCGGGAAACCTTCTTCTTTTTTCCCTGATGGACGCCAACAGCATATGGGTCGTGGATGCAGGGAAAAAGGAGTTTCCGGTCATCCGAAAGTTTACGGATATCGGGAAGGTGCCCTACGATGCCCTGATTACTCCGGATGGGCGCTACTACCTCGTGGGCTTTTTGGACTCGAACTGGATGGGACTCCTCGATACGTGGAAGCTTGATCGGGTCGTTCCGATTCTTACCGAGCAAGGCAAAGGTCCCGAGGTCCCGCTGTGGAAAATTCCACATCTCAAAGGCTGGGCGCTTGCTGGAAGGCTGGCTTTCCTTCCTGCGCTTAAGCGGGAGATAGTTTTAGTTTATTCGGCGCTCGACTGGACGCCGCTTCCTCCCATACCGATCAGCGGCACCGCACTTTACACCGTGGCACGGCCTGACGGACGTCAGATCTGGGTGGACATTATCGGCAAGAACGGGGACCTAATCGATGTCATTGACGTTGAGAGCATGAAGGTTATCAAAACACTCAATCCCGGGCCAGGGGCCACACATCCGCAGTTTACACCTAAGGGAGAAGCCGCATATGTCTCTCTCATGGACGGCGGAAAGGTCGTTGTGTACGATACGGCGACTTTTCAGGTGCTGAAGGAGTTTCCGGCGGATCATCCATCCGGGATCTTTTTCGCCAATCGGGCGCACAAATTCGGGATGTGA